The Lycium ferocissimum isolate CSIRO_LF1 chromosome 8, AGI_CSIRO_Lferr_CH_V1, whole genome shotgun sequence DNA segment AGCCTCCTAGAATTTCAAGCTACAACGTGAGAGGCTAACATAACTGGTACGAATCCAAGATCCGAGTGGAAGACGAATTTTTGAGGGCTCCCTCTACAGATACCCCCGCAAAGATGGATAAAGGTTTCAGACCAGACCAAAACTCTTCAAGGAGTCACTTTCAACCCCATCCGCCGCCAGAAACTACTAGTGGTGGATCCAGCTATCGATCGTTGGAAAAACCTAGTGGAAACAAGAAAGACAACTCTGGGAAGAACGGTCGGGGGCTGCAGCCCAAGAACAACCAGGTCAAACATCCTCCGAAGGGGACGGAGTACCCCAAACTCTCTTATTATAACTTCACTATTAGCAAATCCCAAATGGTGGATGTGTTGAAAACTTATCCATCTCCCTCCTAGGCTGTTGCGATCTGACCCTAGCACGAGAGATCAGACGGTTTTGTAGGAGTTCCATGGAACCCTCGGGCACAAAATCACGGATTGCAGACACCTCCGATAGAAGGTAGCCAACATGCTCGACAAGGGGCATCTCCGGGAGTACTTGAGCGAAAGAAGGACGAATAATTACGGCAGAGCCAATCCTACCAAAGAGAAGGATGCGGTCAATGCTCCCCCACACGTCTAAATATGATATTTGGTGGACCTATGATCGCCGGAACCAGCTTCACTGCATCACGAAAAATGAAGATTTTGGTAATACGAGAAAAGAGCACTCCAGAACTTCCATATGATGACGTGATTACTTTCTCTGACGAAGACACAGCAGGCATCACCTTACCATATAATTACGCTTTGGTCATCACTGTACTCATTGGTAACTGTCAAGTCAAACGGCTCATGATAGATCCGGGGAGTTCTGCTAATATCCTCCACTGGAAGGTGATGGCGGAAATGGGACTTCTTAAGAAAATGATACCGGCTTCAAGGATGCTCTCCGGGTTCAATATGTCCAGTGAGACCATCAAGGGCGAGATTGATCTACCCATAGAAGTTGGCGAAGAAAAAAAATCTGACGAAGTTCTATATGATTGACGACGAATGCAGTACAACGCTATTTTCGGGAGGCCCTGGCTCCACAATATGAAAGTTGTCCCCTCCTCTGTTGCTCAAATTTCTGACCCCGGATAGGGTCAGGAAGATTTGGGGGGAACAGTTGGCTTCAAGAGAAATGTTCGCCATAAAAGAGCCTTTAGTAGTGGAAAGTCCAAATAAACCCGTCCAATAGCAATTACAGGACCCAAGTCCCGCATCGGATACAGATCAACAGGAACCAACAGAGAGCAAGAATGATGTGAGGCCTGAGGAGGTTGAAAATCACATCTACGGGGTCTCAAGGTATTTTCAGCCACCGAATGATTCAGATGATACCAAATCCACGGCTGAGGAGCTTGAACAGATTGCATTACATCCGGACCTTCCAGAGCAAAAAGTATTCCTGAGCACGGGGTAAAACCCAGAGCTTAGGGAAACTATACTTGCTTATTTAATAAATAACTATGACCCTGGAGCTCAGGGAAACTGTACTTGcttatttaagaaataattatgaCTGCTTT contains these protein-coding regions:
- the LOC132066104 gene encoding uncharacterized protein LOC132066104, with translation MIFGGPMIAGTSFTASRKMKILVIREKSTPELPYDDVITFSDEDTAGITLPYNYALVITVLIGNCQVKRLMIDPGSSANILHWKVMAEMGLLKKMIPASRMLSGFNMSSETIKGEIDLPIEVGEEKKSDEVLYD